In the genome of Gloeotrichia echinulata CP02, one region contains:
- a CDS encoding Uma2 family endonuclease yields MILAANQPKQKLTFEQFLEQLPDEEGRYELVNGEIMRILATRKHDNVAEFLGDSFKAEVRQFNLNYRVSGRIVIKTVTPEGREQGRQPDVSVVDRTIWDTNLSAYSALHEPLQLAVEVVSTNWEDDYIDKLDEYQRLGICEYWIVDYLAIGSRNYLGNPKVPTVFVYLLDEHGVYQSTAYRGTDKIVSRTFPEMLLTVDQILAA; encoded by the coding sequence ATGATCCTAGCTGCAAACCAACCCAAACAAAAACTCACCTTTGAGCAATTTTTAGAACAACTCCCAGATGAGGAGGGTCGCTATGAACTAGTGAACGGAGAAATTATGAGGATATTAGCCACCAGGAAGCATGATAATGTAGCCGAATTTCTTGGCGATTCCTTTAAAGCAGAAGTTAGACAATTCAATCTCAACTATAGAGTGTCTGGTCGAATAGTAATTAAGACAGTGACCCCAGAAGGTCGAGAACAGGGTCGTCAACCTGATGTGAGTGTAGTAGATAGAACAATTTGGGACACTAATTTGAGTGCTTACTCAGCGCTACACGAACCTCTGCAATTAGCGGTAGAGGTCGTATCCACAAACTGGGAAGATGATTACATCGACAAGCTGGATGAATATCAACGCCTGGGTATATGCGAATACTGGATTGTAGATTATTTAGCTATCGGTAGTCGCAATTATTTAGGTAATCCCAAAGTCCCAACAGTTTTTGTTTACCTACTTGATGAGCATGGAGTTTATCAATCCACTGCCTACCGAGGTACTGATAAGATTGTATCGCGGACTTTTCCCGAAATGCTGCTGACAGTTGACCAAATTTTGGCAGCATAG
- the csx2 gene encoding TIGR02221 family CRISPR-associated protein: MRIIITFLGIKPQKTTYIFEGKNYDGEVFAEALHQFCNYDSMLVCVTSEAKKTTFPILERLEDERIQAVDIPIGETNEQMWETFKIITQNVNENDHVIFDITHGLRSLPFLVFLFAAYLKAAKNITIKAIYYGASELKASNNGIAPVIDLSEFVSMIDWITATERFVEIGDGQALANLLKTAIPSSIELRDNPASRPLRSQLEKTAKSIENISLALNVTRPIETMQSATKLEEILKQAEPSFVERAKPFSLLSKRVVKEYGQFALEDPTDQAALAENLWLQLQMIEWYIQRDRVVQAVTLAREWLISILVLKFDERMFDNKNSRKYVQDAINNALEKTKSSPHPITPSRCDDKFAALPQANEFVKVWSQMIELRNDIAHVGMNLNPQPAAKLKQKAVSLYPQLQKLGQELLPERVSTE; this comes from the coding sequence ATGAGAATAATTATTACATTTTTAGGAATTAAACCACAGAAAACTACTTATATTTTTGAAGGTAAAAATTATGATGGAGAAGTATTTGCAGAAGCTTTACATCAGTTTTGCAATTATGACTCTATGTTGGTTTGTGTCACAAGTGAGGCTAAAAAAACAACTTTTCCTATTTTAGAAAGACTAGAAGATGAGCGCATACAAGCAGTTGATATACCTATCGGTGAAACCAATGAACAAATGTGGGAAACTTTTAAAATAATTACTCAAAATGTAAATGAAAACGATCATGTAATATTTGATATTACTCATGGGTTACGTTCTTTACCATTTTTAGTATTTTTGTTTGCGGCATATCTTAAAGCAGCCAAAAATATTACCATTAAAGCTATTTACTATGGAGCATCGGAATTAAAGGCTTCCAATAATGGAATAGCGCCAGTCATTGATTTATCAGAATTTGTATCTATGATTGATTGGATTACAGCAACAGAACGTTTTGTAGAAATAGGAGATGGACAAGCACTGGCAAATTTACTCAAAACTGCTATCCCATCCAGCATTGAACTTCGAGACAATCCTGCTAGTAGACCATTAAGAAGTCAGTTAGAAAAAACTGCTAAAAGTATTGAAAATATTTCATTGGCTTTGAATGTAACTCGGCCAATTGAAACAATGCAATCAGCTACTAAGTTAGAAGAAATATTAAAACAAGCAGAGCCAAGCTTTGTTGAACGTGCTAAACCATTTTCATTATTGTCAAAAAGAGTTGTTAAAGAGTATGGACAATTTGCTCTGGAAGATCCAACTGACCAAGCAGCATTAGCTGAAAATTTATGGTTACAGTTACAAATGATTGAGTGGTACATTCAGCGAGATAGAGTTGTACAAGCAGTAACTCTAGCGCGTGAATGGTTAATTTCTATATTGGTATTGAAGTTTGATGAGCGAATGTTTGATAACAAAAATAGTCGAAAGTATGTGCAAGATGCTATAAATAATGCCCTTGAAAAGACTAAATCTTCACCGCATCCTATTACTCCTAGTCGTTGCGATGATAAATTTGCAGCTTTGCCACAAGCAAATGAATTTGTCAAAGTTTGGAGTCAAATGATTGAACTACGTAATGATATTGCACATGTAGGCATGAATCTTAACCCTCAACCCGCAGCAAAACTCAAGCAGAAGGCTGTATCACTTTACCCGCAATTGCAAAAACTTGGACAGGAACTACTACCAGAACGAGTATCTACTGAGTGA
- the psaB gene encoding photosystem I core protein PsaB encodes MATKFPKFSQDLAQDPSTRRIWYAIATGNDFESHDGMTEESLYQKIFATHFGHLAIIFLWASSLLFHVAWQGNFEEWIKDPLHVRPIAHAIWDPHFGQPAIEAFTQAGANGPVNIAYSGVYHWWYTIGMRTNSELYTGSVFLLLFASVLLFAGWLHLQPKYRPSLAWFKNAESRLNHHLAGLFGVSSLAWAGHLIHVAIPEARGQHVGWDNFLTTAPHPAGLTPFFTGNWGVYAQNPDTAGHLFGTSTGAGTAILTFLGGFHPQTEALWLTDIAHHHLAIAVLFIVAGHMYRTNFGIGHSIKEMMNAKTFFGKPVEGPFNLPHQGIYDTYNNSLHFQLGWHLAALGVVTSLVAQHMYSLPSYAFIAKDYTTQAALYTHHQYIAIFLMVGAFAHGAIFWVRDYDPEQNKGNVLDRVLQHKEAIISHLSWVSLFLGFHTLGLYVHNDVVVAFGTPEKQILIEPVFAQFIQAASGKTLYGLDTLLSNPDSIAYTAYPNYGNIWLSGWLEAINSGTNSLFLTIGPGDFLVHHAIALGLHTTTLILVKGALDARGSKLMPDKKDFGYAFPCDGPGRGGTCDISAWDAFYLSLFWALNTVGWLTFYWHWKHLGIWQGNVAQFNENSTYLMGWFRDYLWANSAQLINGYNPYGVNNLSVWAWMFLFGHLVWATGFMFLISWRGYWQELIETLVWAHERTPLANLVRWKDKPVALSIVQARVVGLAHFTVGYVLTYAAFLIASTAGKFG; translated from the coding sequence ATGGCAACGAAATTTCCAAAATTTAGCCAGGATCTCGCACAGGATCCGAGTACTCGTCGGATATGGTATGCGATAGCTACAGGAAACGACTTTGAAAGCCACGATGGCATGACGGAAGAAAGTCTTTACCAAAAGATTTTCGCCACCCACTTCGGTCACTTGGCAATCATCTTCCTGTGGGCTTCCAGCCTCCTGTTTCACGTAGCCTGGCAAGGTAACTTTGAAGAGTGGATCAAAGATCCCCTGCATGTTCGCCCCATTGCCCATGCGATTTGGGACCCCCACTTCGGTCAACCTGCGATCGAAGCATTTACCCAAGCTGGTGCTAACGGTCCGGTAAACATTGCTTACTCTGGTGTCTACCACTGGTGGTACACCATCGGTATGCGGACAAACAGTGAACTGTACACCGGTTCAGTATTCCTGTTGTTATTCGCATCTGTGTTATTGTTTGCTGGTTGGCTACATTTACAACCCAAGTACCGTCCTAGTCTGGCTTGGTTCAAGAATGCTGAATCTCGCCTAAACCACCACTTAGCAGGTTTGTTTGGCGTTAGCTCTCTGGCTTGGGCTGGTCACTTAATTCACGTTGCTATCCCCGAAGCTCGCGGACAGCACGTAGGTTGGGACAACTTCTTGACCACCGCTCCTCACCCAGCAGGCTTGACACCCTTCTTTACAGGTAACTGGGGTGTTTACGCTCAAAACCCAGACACTGCTGGACATTTATTTGGGACTTCCACCGGTGCGGGTACAGCGATTCTCACCTTCTTAGGTGGCTTCCATCCTCAGACAGAAGCCCTGTGGTTGACTGATATAGCTCACCACCACCTGGCGATCGCCGTCCTGTTCATTGTTGCTGGTCACATGTACCGTACCAATTTCGGTATTGGTCACAGCATCAAAGAAATGATGAATGCCAAAACCTTCTTTGGCAAACCTGTTGAAGGTCCATTCAACCTGCCTCACCAAGGCATTTATGACACCTACAACAACTCCCTGCATTTCCAGTTGGGTTGGCACTTAGCTGCATTAGGTGTCGTCACCTCATTGGTAGCGCAACACATGTACTCTCTGCCATCCTATGCGTTCATCGCTAAGGATTACACCACCCAGGCAGCACTGTACACCCACCACCAATACATCGCCATCTTCTTGATGGTTGGTGCTTTCGCCCACGGGGCTATCTTCTGGGTTCGTGACTACGACCCCGAACAAAACAAAGGTAACGTACTCGACCGTGTGCTACAGCACAAAGAAGCGATTATCTCCCACCTCAGCTGGGTATCTCTCTTCTTAGGCTTCCACACCCTTGGCTTGTACGTCCACAACGACGTAGTAGTTGCTTTCGGTACTCCTGAAAAGCAAATCTTGATTGAGCCAGTATTTGCTCAATTCATCCAAGCTGCTAGTGGTAAAACACTATACGGCTTAGACACCTTGCTGTCTAACCCCGATAGCATCGCTTACACAGCCTACCCCAACTACGGCAACATTTGGTTAAGTGGCTGGTTAGAAGCCATTAACTCTGGCACCAACTCCCTCTTCTTAACAATTGGCCCTGGCGACTTCTTGGTACACCATGCGATCGCCTTAGGTCTGCACACCACCACCTTGATTTTGGTCAAAGGTGCTTTGGATGCTCGTGGTTCCAAGCTGATGCCCGATAAAAAGGACTTCGGCTACGCCTTCCCTTGCGACGGTCCAGGCCGTGGCGGTACTTGCGATATCTCCGCTTGGGACGCCTTCTACCTGTCTCTGTTCTGGGCATTGAATACAGTAGGTTGGTTAACATTCTACTGGCACTGGAAACACCTCGGTATTTGGCAAGGTAACGTTGCTCAGTTCAACGAAAACTCCACCTACCTCATGGGCTGGTTCCGTGATTACCTCTGGGCTAACTCCGCTCAGTTGATCAACGGTTACAACCCCTACGGCGTGAATAACCTGTCTGTCTGGGCTTGGATGTTCCTGTTTGGACACCTAGTTTGGGCGACCGGCTTCATGTTCCTCATCTCCTGGAGAGGATACTGGCAAGAGTTGATTGAAACCCTGGTTTGGGCACACGAACGCACTCCTCTAGCTAACCTAGTTCGCTGGAAAGATAAGCCCGTTGCTCTGTCCATCGTTCAAGCTCGTGTAGTTGGTCTAGCTCACTTCACCGTCGGCTATGTCTTGACCTACGCCGCCTTCCTCATCGCCTCCACTGCTGGTAAGTTCGGTTGA
- the cas6 gene encoding CRISPR system precrRNA processing endoribonuclease RAMP protein Cas6, which produces MFRSWLERWNHFAPVYLGSDELIAYLSNAILLKNHKIQTRSWQLHKGYVNGFVGDVTLQVLHRADPLLANVAHLLVQYARFAGTGMKTRLGMGQTLIH; this is translated from the coding sequence ATGTTCCGCAGTTGGTTAGAACGCTGGAATCATTTTGCACCTGTCTATTTGGGAAGTGATGAATTAATTGCTTACCTTAGCAATGCTATTTTACTCAAAAATCACAAAATTCAAACGCGCAGTTGGCAATTACATAAAGGTTATGTCAATGGCTTTGTTGGCGATGTCACGCTACAAGTTTTGCACCGTGCAGATCCTTTATTGGCGAATGTGGCTCATTTGTTAGTTCAATATGCGCGGTTTGCTGGGACGGGGATGAAGACACGGTTAGGAATGGGTCAGACATTAATTCATTAA